In one Streptomyces marincola genomic region, the following are encoded:
- a CDS encoding aldo/keto reductase, with product MRNAQHSPATPVVPSTSLGSSGPAVSALGLGCMGMSALYGAADRTESIATIHAALDAGVTLLDTGDFYGMGHNETLIGEALRTAPPAARERAMTSVKFGALRTVEGAFTGYDGRPAAVKNFVAYSLQRLGLDHIDVYRIARLDPDVPVEETVGAIAELVEAGHVRYIGLSEVGARTVRRAAATAPIADLQIEYSLISRGIEAEILPTVRELGIGVTAYGVLSRGLISGHWTDGRVLGADDFRSVSPRFAGENLQHNLRLVDALRTVADAKGATVAQTAIAWVLAQGQDIVPLIGARTRERLAESLGALDVTLDADDLAAIERAVPAGSAAGERYPARQMAHLDSEI from the coding sequence ATGCGAAATGCACAGCACTCCCCCGCCACTCCGGTCGTCCCGTCCACCTCTCTCGGCTCCTCGGGCCCGGCCGTCTCGGCTCTCGGCCTGGGCTGCATGGGCATGTCCGCGCTGTACGGCGCGGCCGACCGCACCGAGTCCATCGCGACGATCCACGCCGCGCTCGACGCCGGTGTGACGCTGCTGGACACGGGCGACTTCTACGGCATGGGGCACAACGAGACGCTGATCGGCGAAGCCCTGCGCACCGCTCCCCCGGCCGCCCGCGAGCGGGCCATGACCAGCGTGAAGTTCGGCGCTCTCCGCACGGTCGAGGGGGCGTTCACCGGGTATGACGGCCGCCCCGCGGCCGTGAAGAACTTCGTGGCCTACTCGCTCCAGCGTCTCGGCCTCGACCACATCGACGTCTACCGGATCGCGCGGCTCGACCCCGACGTGCCCGTCGAGGAGACGGTGGGTGCCATCGCGGAGCTGGTCGAAGCGGGCCATGTGCGGTACATCGGCCTCTCCGAGGTCGGCGCGCGGACCGTCCGCAGGGCCGCGGCCACCGCGCCCATCGCGGATCTCCAGATCGAGTACTCGCTGATCTCCCGGGGCATCGAGGCCGAGATCCTGCCCACGGTGCGGGAGCTGGGCATCGGTGTCACCGCCTACGGCGTGCTCTCGCGCGGGCTGATCAGCGGCCACTGGACGGACGGCCGGGTGCTCGGCGCCGACGACTTCCGCAGCGTGAGCCCCCGCTTCGCCGGGGAGAATCTCCAGCACAACCTGCGCCTGGTGGACGCTCTGCGCACGGTGGCCGACGCCAAGGGGGCGACGGTGGCCCAGACGGCCATCGCGTGGGTGCTGGCCCAGGGGCAGGACATCGTGCCGCTGATCGGGGCGCGCACGAGGGAGCGGCTGGCGGAGTCGCTCGGCGCGCTTGACGTTACGCTCGACGCCGACGACCTGGCGGCGATCGAACGCGCCGTGCCGGCCGGCTCGGCGGCCGGGGAGCGCTACCCGGCACGCCAAATGGCGCACTTGGACAGCGAGATATAG
- a CDS encoding glycine--tRNA ligase, producing the protein MAADKIDTIVSLSKRRGFVYPSSEIYGGQRAAWDYGPLGVELKENIKRQWWRAMVTSRDDVVGLDSSVILATEVWEASGHVATFTDPLTECTSCHKRFRADHLEEAYEAKHGHPPAGGLAEINCPNCGNKGSFTEPKQFSGLLATHLGPTQDTGSVAYLRPETAQGIFTNFAAVQQTSRRKPPFGIAQMGKSFRNEITPGNFIFRTREFEQMEMEFFVKPGEDEQWHGYWMEQRWNWYRDLGLSEENVRWFEHPKEKLSHYSKRTVDIEYRFNFAGSEWGELEGIANRTDYDLGAHSKGSGQDLSYFDQEAGERWIPYVIEPAAGVGRTMLAFMLDAYREDEAPNAKGKMERRVVLGLDPRLAPVKVGVLPLSRNPQLSPKARDLATALRRNWNIEFDDAGAIGRRYRRQDEIGTPFCVTVDFDTLEDNAVTVRERDSMKQERVSLDQIESYLAARLVGC; encoded by the coding sequence GTGGCCGCCGACAAGATCGACACCATCGTCAGCCTCAGCAAGCGCCGTGGCTTCGTCTACCCCAGCAGTGAGATCTACGGGGGGCAGCGCGCCGCCTGGGACTACGGACCGCTGGGTGTCGAACTGAAGGAGAACATCAAGCGCCAGTGGTGGCGAGCCATGGTCACCTCGCGCGACGACGTGGTCGGGCTCGACTCGTCGGTCATCCTGGCCACCGAGGTCTGGGAGGCGTCGGGGCACGTCGCCACGTTCACGGACCCCCTGACCGAGTGCACCTCGTGCCACAAGCGGTTCCGCGCGGACCACCTGGAGGAGGCGTACGAGGCGAAGCACGGCCACCCCCCGGCCGGCGGCCTGGCCGAGATCAACTGCCCGAACTGCGGGAACAAGGGTTCCTTCACCGAGCCGAAGCAGTTCTCCGGACTGCTGGCCACGCACCTGGGGCCGACCCAGGACACCGGTTCGGTCGCCTACCTGCGTCCCGAGACGGCTCAGGGCATTTTCACCAATTTCGCCGCCGTGCAGCAGACCTCGCGCCGCAAGCCGCCCTTCGGTATCGCGCAGATGGGCAAGTCCTTCCGTAACGAGATCACTCCGGGCAACTTCATCTTCCGCACCCGCGAGTTCGAGCAGATGGAGATGGAGTTCTTCGTCAAGCCGGGCGAGGACGAGCAGTGGCACGGCTACTGGATGGAGCAGCGCTGGAACTGGTACCGCGACCTCGGCCTGTCCGAGGAGAACGTCCGCTGGTTCGAGCACCCGAAGGAGAAGCTCTCCCACTACTCGAAGCGCACCGTCGACATCGAGTACCGCTTCAACTTCGCGGGCTCGGAGTGGGGCGAGCTGGAGGGCATCGCCAACCGCACGGACTACGACCTCGGCGCCCACTCGAAGGGCTCGGGCCAGGACCTGAGCTACTTCGACCAGGAGGCCGGCGAGCGCTGGATCCCCTACGTCATCGAGCCGGCGGCCGGCGTGGGCCGCACCATGCTGGCCTTCATGCTGGACGCCTACCGTGAGGACGAGGCGCCCAACGCGAAGGGCAAGATGGAGCGGCGCGTCGTGCTGGGGCTCGACCCCCGGCTCGCCCCGGTGAAGGTCGGCGTGCTGCCGCTCTCGCGCAACCCGCAGCTCTCGCCGAAGGCCAGGGACCTGGCGACCGCACTGCGCCGCAACTGGAACATCGAGTTCGACGACGCGGGCGCCATCGGCCGCCGTTACCGCCGGCAGGACGAGATCGGCACGCCCTTCTGCGTGACGGTCGACTTCGACACGCTGGAGGACAACGCGGTGACCGTGCGCGAGCGCGACTCGATGAAGCAGGAGCGGGTCTCCCTCGACCAGATCGAGTCCTACCTGGCCGCCCGCCTCGTCGGCTGCTGA
- a CDS encoding amylo-alpha-1,6-glucosidase produces the protein MILTSQCLLVHDGTFAAVGPSGDITGERGRLPHGLFARDARHLSRWQLTVDGSTPTVLAPATSKGAEATAVLTPPASRVEAPALTVFREQRIAGGALTERIRVTSNSGTPGTALIALTADADFADQFELRGDHRWYEKPHAVRTRTVRPDGVEFGYRRSAWHSRTVVSARPEPDAVEETGSGARRLCWRLQLPPHGSAELLLRVEAHPHGVPEPAAEAEDVFPPAAAEALDVPAGWPLLADACARGLADLAGLRVAATGPDGEALRVPAAGAPWYLTLLGRHAAVTSLFTLPERPGPAAATLLALAAAQATGEDADRLAQPGKIVHEVRHGELAYFQQVPYGRYFGSVDSTPLFLMLLGAHAEATGDDKLAHRLERHARAAVEWMFQYGGLADHGYLLYQADQGGLANQSWKDSTGAICHADGTPVRGVIRGAAAQGYAYDALRRTAGLARTVWGDTAYAGRLDDAATALQRRFLADFWLPEQDFPALALDATGRRADALGSDAGHLLWTGILDQRHAEIVGRRLLGPEFFSGWGVRTLAAGQEAYHPLSYHRGSVWPHDSAIAALGLARYGLHEEAARLVRGLLDLAARSESRMPEVIAGYARDEHPEPVPHPDAHWPQAWSAASPFALLTAVSRQP, from the coding sequence GTGATTCTCACCAGCCAGTGCCTGCTCGTCCACGACGGCACCTTCGCCGCCGTCGGTCCCTCAGGGGACATCACCGGCGAGCGCGGCCGGCTCCCGCACGGCCTCTTCGCGCGCGACGCGCGACACCTCAGCCGCTGGCAGCTCACGGTCGACGGCTCGACGCCCACCGTGCTGGCGCCCGCCACATCCAAAGGCGCCGAGGCCACCGCCGTCCTGACCCCGCCCGCGAGCCGCGTGGAAGCGCCCGCGCTCACCGTCTTCCGCGAGCAGCGGATCGCGGGCGGCGCCCTCACCGAACGCATCCGCGTCACCAGCAACAGCGGCACGCCGGGCACCGCGCTGATCGCCCTGACCGCCGACGCGGACTTCGCCGACCAGTTCGAGTTGCGCGGCGATCACCGCTGGTACGAGAAACCGCACGCGGTCCGCACCCGAACCGTCCGCCCCGACGGCGTCGAGTTCGGCTACCGCCGCAGCGCGTGGCACTCCCGCACCGTGGTGTCGGCCCGGCCGGAGCCCGACGCGGTGGAGGAGACCGGCAGCGGTGCCCGGCGGCTGTGCTGGCGGCTCCAGTTGCCGCCGCACGGCTCGGCCGAGCTGCTGCTGCGGGTCGAGGCCCATCCGCACGGCGTTCCGGAACCGGCCGCCGAGGCCGAGGACGTGTTCCCGCCGGCCGCGGCCGAGGCGCTCGACGTCCCCGCCGGCTGGCCCCTGCTCGCGGATGCCTGCGCCCGTGGCCTGGCCGACCTCGCCGGGCTGCGCGTGGCCGCGACCGGGCCCGACGGCGAGGCGCTGCGGGTACCGGCCGCGGGCGCGCCGTGGTACCTCACCCTGCTCGGCCGGCACGCGGCGGTCACGTCGCTCTTCACCCTGCCGGAACGGCCGGGGCCGGCCGCCGCGACCCTCCTGGCCCTGGCCGCCGCACAGGCCACGGGCGAGGACGCGGACCGGCTGGCCCAGCCGGGCAAGATCGTGCACGAGGTGCGCCACGGCGAACTGGCGTACTTCCAACAGGTCCCCTACGGCCGGTACTTCGGCTCGGTGGACAGCACTCCGCTGTTCCTGATGCTGCTCGGCGCCCACGCGGAGGCGACCGGGGACGACAAGCTGGCCCACCGTCTCGAACGGCACGCGCGGGCCGCGGTGGAGTGGATGTTCCAGTACGGCGGCCTCGCCGACCACGGCTACCTGCTCTACCAGGCCGACCAGGGGGGCCTGGCCAATCAGAGCTGGAAGGACTCCACGGGCGCGATCTGCCACGCCGACGGCACACCGGTCCGCGGCGTGATCCGCGGCGCGGCGGCCCAGGGGTACGCGTACGACGCGCTGCGCCGTACGGCGGGCCTGGCGCGCACCGTCTGGGGCGACACCGCCTACGCCGGGCGCCTCGACGATGCCGCCACCGCGCTCCAGCGGCGATTCCTCGCCGACTTCTGGCTCCCCGAGCAGGACTTCCCGGCGCTGGCCCTGGACGCCACGGGCCGCAGGGCGGACGCGCTGGGCTCGGACGCGGGCCACCTGCTGTGGACGGGCATCCTCGACCAGCGGCACGCCGAGATCGTCGGGCGCCGCCTGCTCGGTCCCGAGTTCTTCTCCGGGTGGGGCGTGCGGACCCTGGCCGCCGGACAGGAGGCGTACCACCCGCTCTCCTACCACCGCGGCAGCGTCTGGCCGCACGACAGCGCGATCGCCGCGCTCGGGCTGGCCCGCTACGGGCTGCACGAGGAGGCGGCCCGGCTGGTCCGCGGCCTGCTCGACCTGGCCGCGCGGTCGGAGTCCCGCATGCCCGAGGTGATCGCGGGCTACGCACGCGACGAACACCCGGAGCCGGTACCGCACCCGGACGCGCACTGGCCGCAGGCGTGGTCGGCGGCGTCCCCGTTCGCCCTGCTCACGGCGGTCAGCCGACAGCCCTGA
- the dusB gene encoding tRNA dihydrouridine synthase DusB: MTQPVPPLQIGPHTVDPPVVLAPMAGITNAPFRTLCREFSGGRGLFVSEMITSRALVERNEKTMRLVHFDASEKPRSIQLYGVDPETVGRAVRMIAEEDLADHVDLNFGCPVPKVTRRGGGSALPYKRPLLRAILRAAVDGAGGLPVTMKMRKGIDEDHLTYLDAGRIAVDEGVTAIALHGRTAAQHYGGEADWSAIARLKEAVPDIPVLGNGDIWSADDAVRMMRETGCDGVVVGRGCLGRPWLFGDLVAAFDGRGPAGYARPSLREVADVMVRHARLLGDWLEDESRGVIDFRKHVAWYTKGFSIGSESRRRLAVAASLDELASLLGELDLDQPWPVGADGPRGRTSGRNRVVLPDGWLADPWDTTALGCEAEQDTSGG; this comes from the coding sequence ATGACCCAGCCCGTACCACCGCTCCAGATCGGCCCGCACACCGTGGACCCGCCCGTGGTGCTCGCCCCCATGGCGGGCATCACCAACGCGCCGTTCCGCACGCTGTGCCGGGAGTTCAGCGGCGGACGGGGGCTGTTCGTCAGCGAGATGATCACCAGCAGGGCCCTGGTCGAGCGCAACGAGAAGACGATGCGGCTGGTCCACTTCGACGCCTCGGAGAAGCCGCGTTCGATCCAGCTGTACGGCGTCGACCCGGAGACCGTCGGGCGAGCCGTCCGCATGATCGCCGAGGAGGACCTGGCCGACCACGTCGACCTCAACTTCGGGTGCCCCGTGCCGAAGGTGACCCGGCGCGGCGGCGGCTCGGCGCTGCCCTACAAGCGTCCGCTGCTGCGCGCCATCCTCAGGGCCGCGGTCGACGGCGCGGGCGGGCTGCCGGTGACGATGAAGATGCGCAAGGGCATCGACGAGGACCACCTGACGTACCTGGACGCCGGGCGCATCGCCGTCGACGAGGGGGTCACGGCCATCGCCCTGCACGGCCGTACCGCGGCGCAGCACTACGGCGGCGAGGCCGACTGGAGCGCCATCGCACGGCTGAAGGAGGCCGTGCCCGACATACCCGTGCTGGGCAACGGCGACATCTGGTCGGCCGACGACGCGGTGCGGATGATGCGCGAGACCGGCTGCGACGGCGTCGTGGTCGGCCGTGGCTGCCTCGGCAGGCCCTGGCTGTTCGGGGACCTGGTGGCCGCGTTCGACGGCCGCGGGCCCGCCGGGTACGCGCGGCCCTCGCTGCGTGAGGTCGCCGACGTGATGGTGCGGCACGCGCGGCTGCTCGGCGACTGGCTGGAGGACGAGTCGCGCGGCGTGATCGACTTCCGCAAGCACGTCGCCTGGTACACCAAGGGCTTCTCGATAGGTTCCGAGTCCCGCCGGCGCCTGGCCGTGGCGGCGTCGCTCGACGAGCTGGCCTCGCTGCTCGGTGAGCTGGACCTCGACCAGCCCTGGCCGGTCGGCGCGGACGGCCCGCGCGGGCGCACGTCGGGCCGCAACCGCGTGGTGCTGCCCGATGGCTGGCTGGCCGACCCGTGGGACACCACCGCGCTCGGTTGCGAGGCCGAGCAGGACACGTCGGGCGGCTGA
- a CDS encoding TetR/AcrR family transcriptional regulator: MSDVLTAERILEATEEVLRRYGPAKATVVDVARVLGVSHGTVYRHFRTKSALREAVTKRWLDRTTSELEALAAGPGPAVDRLAAWLTGLFAAKRRKAGDDPELFATYSVLAGEHSGIVHEHITELEQQLARIIEDGRGEGAFSGSPTASPTAARAVFQATARFHDPAYATEWAHEEAEAEFAAVRDLVLRGLTG; this comes from the coding sequence GTGAGTGACGTGCTGACTGCCGAGCGCATCCTCGAAGCCACCGAGGAGGTGTTGCGCCGTTACGGTCCGGCCAAGGCCACCGTCGTGGACGTGGCCCGGGTCCTGGGCGTCAGCCACGGCACGGTATACCGGCACTTCAGGACCAAGTCGGCGCTGCGAGAGGCAGTCACCAAGCGCTGGCTGGACCGGACCACCTCGGAACTGGAGGCGCTGGCCGCCGGTCCGGGCCCGGCGGTGGACCGGCTGGCCGCCTGGCTGACGGGCCTGTTCGCCGCCAAGCGGCGCAAGGCGGGCGACGACCCCGAGTTGTTCGCCACGTACTCGGTGCTCGCCGGAGAGCACAGCGGCATCGTGCACGAGCACATCACCGAGCTGGAGCAGCAGCTGGCCCGGATCATCGAGGACGGCCGGGGCGAGGGTGCCTTCAGCGGCTCCCCCACCGCATCCCCCACCGCGGCCCGCGCCGTGTTCCAGGCCACGGCGCGGTTCCACGACCCGGCGTACGCCACCGAGTGGGCGCATGAGGAAGCCGAGGCGGAGTTCGCCGCGGTGCGCGATCTGGTCCTGCGCGGTCTGACCGGCTGA